From the Limisphaerales bacterium genome, one window contains:
- a CDS encoding GreA/GreB family elongation factor, producing MTKLQVIQKIINKLQAESETYTRVAKASHTEATAEENRAENKYDTRGLEASYLAAGQANKVVDLEESIAAFEGLMDKKFSTDDCIDIGALVEIAQAAERAYYFIGPSAGGTEIEIEKNEVLVITPQSPLGSQLLGTTQGAELKIDLAGRKQAVKILRVN from the coding sequence GTGACTAAGCTCCAAGTCATTCAAAAAATCATCAATAAGCTCCAAGCCGAATCGGAAACGTACACGCGTGTTGCAAAAGCATCGCATACAGAGGCGACAGCGGAAGAAAATCGGGCTGAGAATAAATACGACACGCGCGGACTTGAGGCTTCTTATCTCGCGGCCGGCCAAGCCAATAAAGTCGTTGATTTAGAGGAATCCATCGCGGCGTTTGAAGGATTAATGGACAAGAAATTCAGCACTGACGATTGCATTGATATTGGCGCGTTGGTCGAAATTGCTCAGGCCGCTGAACGCGCATATTATTTCATCGGCCCATCCGCCGGTGGCACGGAAATTGAAATCGAAAAAAACGAGGTGCTGGTCATCACCCCACAATCACCTTTGGGGTCACAACTGCTGGGGACCACACAAGGGGCGGAATTGAAAATTGACCTCGCAGGCCGGAAACAAGCGGTGAAAATTTTGCGTGTCAATTGA